The stretch of DNA CAAACGTCCGCCGCTCAGCGACGCATCGATCATCCTGCTGTGCGAGATGGACTGGCGGATGCGCCGCTCGGGCCATCGCGAGCTCGCCCGCGAGCTGGCCGATACGCTCGGGATGAGCTTCGCCTACGTGCCGGAATTCGGTATCCGCCAGGCCGACGCATCGTATCGCGAAATCTACATGGGCAATGCGATCCTGAGTGCGGAGCCGTTCGAGGACGTGAAAGTGGTTCCGCTGCCGCGTCCGATTATCAACGGAAAAGTCTGGCGCATGAACCAGCCCGGGCTGAAGCTCGTGGGGCGGCCCGCGGGAATCGTCGCGCACGCACGCTTCGCCGGTCATCGCCTGATGATGGGCGTGGTGCATCTGCACAGCAGGTGCAGTCCTGCCGAGCGCGGCCGCCAGATGGCGGCGTATATGAAGGGCCTGCCGGAACACGGGCCGGCGGTCTTCGCCGGCGATCTCAACACGACGACGATCGAACTCACCTCGGGGCCGAAGCTTCTGCACGCCGCATCGCGGATTCTTCTGACGCCGCATCGCTTTCGCGCACCCGAGCGGCACGAGCCGCTCTTTCAATGGATCGAGGCGCGCAACTTCATCACGCGCGGGGTCAACGTCCCGCGCCGCCCGACGTTCACGTTCTCGAAGCTGATCCCGCCCTTCCTGCGCCCCAAGCTCGATTGGATCGCGATCAGATCCGTGAAACCCATCGAAGGCTCCGCCCAGGTAGTCCCAGCCCGCCGCTCCCTGTTTGGCCAGCGCATCTCAGATCACGACTTCGTGATGGTCGATATCGATTTGTGACCAACTGCCGGATTTTGCGTCTTTTGGGGCAACTCTCCAAATGGCGCATCGCAAACGCTAGTCTCCGATGAACATTCGGCACGCGTCGCGCCTCGGCGCATCGGAGAATTCAACTTATGAATTTCCTACTCTATTGGGGGAGTGTCAGTCAGGTTCTGTTTGTAATCGCGGTCTTTGGCGGAGGCAGCGTGGCCGGCCTCTGTCTCGTAAGGTGGCTGGTGCCGCTCGATCGTCTGCAGAAGAACCATGAAGTCGGCGGTATTACATTTGGCGTGCTCGGCGCCTTTTATGGCTTGGTGCTGGCTTTCGTGATCGTCGCCGCCTGGGAGCGCTTCAACCAGGCCAACTACAGCGCCCACGACGAAGCGACCGCGCTCGAAAGCCTCTACACGCTGGGCGCTGCCCTTCCGGACCCTGAGAAGACCGCGCTCGATTCGGCGGTCCTCGACTATTCCAACACCGTGATCGAGAAGGAGTGGCCGGCGATGGCTGCCGAACACTTCCAGGGCGGTAAAGAGGGCGCGCACCGACTCTGGTCGGTAGTGCTCTCCTATCATCCGAGCGACAGCCGCCAGCAGCTAATCATGGACAAGGCAATCGATCAGCTGAGCGCGCTGAGTCTCGCGCGCAGCCAGCGATTTCTGTTCTACGATGACGACCTGCCGTCGGTCGTCTGGACGGTGATTTACCTGGGCTGCCTGATCACGATTGGTTTCAGCTACTTCTTCGGCAGCAACGTTTTTCGCGCGCAGATAATGATGTGCGCTTTTTTTTCGATTCTGCTCGGCATGACGATACTGGCAATTTTGGAATTGGCGCATCCGTACCAGGGCGTGGTTACGATCTCCGACGAGCCATTCCGCTACGCGCTGGCGCGAATGGAGGAAGCAAATACCTACAAGATGGCGAAGGCAGCCATGCCCGATTTGGGGTCAACTTTCTGATTGGTGACTGTCGATTTGGAGGCGCGGACGATGGCTTTCAATGGACTTGGACTTCATCTGGGCAACCTTTGGCGGCTCTCCGGTGCCGAGTCGCGCTCGATCTGCCCTGAAAATCCGACCGGCGAAAAGGGGATGGCGGCGCGCGAGGTGCCCGATGCGAAGAGCCCCGCACGCGATCTCGGCCGCGGATGGAAAGTCCGCCCCTATATCACGATCAAGCCGGGCGAAGTCGCGGTGCTGGCCGACATCAAGGGCATGGGCGCGATCCAGCAAATCTGGATGACGCCGACCGGCGCGTGGCGCTCCAGTATCCTGCGGGTTCATTGGGACGACTCGCCGAATCCCTCGATCGAATGCCCGGTCGGCGATTTCTTCGCCTGCGGATGGAACCGTTATGCGCAGATCTCGTCACTCGCCGTATGCGTGAATCCTGGCAGCGCCTTCAACTGTTACTGGGAGATGCCGTTTCGCAAGCGATGCCTGATCACGATGACCAACGTCGGCGACGATGCGATGATCCTATTCTACCAGGTGAACTACGCGCTGACCGAAGTTGCCGAGGACGCTGCCTATCTCCACGCGCAGTTTCGCCGCGTTAACCCACTGCCATACAAGAACGTCTATACGATCGTCGACGGGATCCGCGGGCAGGGCCAGTATGTCGGCACCTATCTCGCCTGGGGCGTGAACAACAACGGATGGTGGGGCGAGGGCGAGATCAAATTCTTCATCGACGGCGACGGCGAATTCCCGACGATCTGCGGCACCGGCACCGAGGACTACTTCTGCGGCTCTTACAACTTCGATGTTGGCAAGGAGCAGGGCGGCTATCGCGAATTTACGACGCCGTACTCCGGCCTCGCGCAGGTGATCCGCCCCGACGGTCTCTATCGCTCGCAGATGCGCTTCGGGATGTATCGCTGGCATATCCCGGATCCGATCCGCTTCAAGCGCGATTTGCGCGTGACGATCCAGGCGCTCGGATGGGCCGGCGATCCGTTCAAGGGCGCGAAGTTCCTGCCGCTGCAGGACGATATCGCCTCGGTCGCCTTCTGGTATCAGGCGCTTCCGCACACGCCGTTTCCGGCGCTGTCGTCGCCCGATTATCTCAGAATCGTGTGAGACTCAGGCCACGACATGATCGGAAAAGCCGTCCACGTCGTGAGTCATGATGAGCAGGTCGCGCGGCCGCCCGTTGCGATCCTCGACCCAGTCGGTCAGCACGGCCTCGACCTGGAAGCCCAGCCGCTCGAACGCAGCGCGCGCCGCGGCCTGGTCGGGCGTCATCTGCGCCGTGATCTTCTTGAGCCCGAGCGACTTGGCGAGATCGAAAATCTCCGTCGTCAGCCGCCGCCCGAGTCCCGAGCCGCGAAAGCGCGGCGATGCGTTGACGCGAATCTCGCCGATGCGCCGCGTCCATCGCGCCTGGTCCTGATGCAGACTCGCGTAGCCCGCGAGCTCGCCCTCAACTTCCGCAATCAACGTGACAGTCGTGCCGTTCTGAATGTTGGCGATCCATTGCTTGACCACGTCGCGATCGGTGATGTCGATGCGCAGGAAGAGCAGGTCGTCGGCAGGCAGTTGTCCCGCGAACGCGATTATCTTGTCGAGGTCCGTCGGCTCCATCAGGCGAATCGTCGCCTGCTTGCCGTCTCTGAGCGGTATCTGAATCGGGTAGGGACGATTGGTTTTGATCGGCTGAGCCATCGTGGCAACCTCCGCGCCGAAGCTGCTTTCGCAGATCGCTGCGTATCCTCGCAACAAGTTCGCGCCTTGGGCAAGAGCCGGATTCGAATCGCGAGCGCAAATCTTGTTTGGACATTTCAGACCGCGCCTGCCAATCTGACGATGAGCCGCGGGTCTGGGCTGAAGCTTGGCCAAATCGCGCCTGCGAGTCGTTTCAAAAGGAGGTCATCGGAACATGGCTGAAGACAAGCCTGGCGCGGCCCAGGATCTCAGCTACCGCCTCTCGACGCAGGACGCGAGTTTCATCTACGCCGAATCGCAAAGCGGTCCGCTGCATATCGGCTCGATCGGCGTGTTCGAAGGCCGCGTCGATTTCGCCGCCTGCATCGCGCATATCGAGGAGCGCATCCACCAGGTGCCGCGCTATCGCCAGCGGATCGCCGAGGCGCCGTTCAACCTCGCGCACGCGATGATGGAAGACGATCCCGGCTTCGCCGTGACAAATCATGTCTTCCGTCACGAGCTGCCTGACGGGCTGAGCGAAGAAGACGCGATCGCCGAGATGATGCGCGACTTCCAAAAGCCGCTCGATCGCAAGCGCCCGCTCTGGGAGCTGCATAACTACGAGAACTTTCTCGGCCAGCATACGGCGCTGATGTGGAAGGTCCACCACTGCCTCGTTGATGGAGTGTCAGGCGTCGAGCTCCTGAAAGTCATGTACGATTTCCGCGCCGAGCCTGAGCCGATCCCGGAGCCGAAGCCGTGGGTTCCGGCCAAGCCGTCGGGACTCATGAAGCGCTTCGCGCTCGCGATGCGCGATCGGGTGCGCGGCGCCGTCGACAACGCCGTCCGCACCGTGATCGAAGTAGCTGAGGAGCCGAGCACGTTCGTCGAGCAGGCACGGCTGGTCGGCGAGGCGGGCCGCGTGATGTCGCAGCTCATGACCCGGCCGATCATGGCGGCGCCGTGGAACGGCGTGCCAGTCACGCAGGAACGCGTGCTCGCATGGTCGAAGCAATCGTTCGCGGATTTCCGCGCGATCCGCTCGGCCTTCGGCGGCTCGGTCAACGACGTCGTGCTCGCGATGCTGACCGAGGGCGCGGCGCGCTACCTCGACCATCATGGCTACAAGGTCGAGGGCGAGCAGCTCTGCATCGGATGCCCGGTCAACGTTCGCCATCGCGAGGAGAAATCTTCATTGGGCAACCGCGTCTCGATGATGTTCCCGGTCGCGCCCGCCGCGCCGATGGACGTGGTCGAGCGCCTCAAGCTCATCAACGAGGAGACCGAGCGTATCAAGGCCGCCGGCTCGGCGCAGGCGCTGGAGTCGCTGCTCACGCTTGGTGACAATTTGTCGCCGGTGCTAATTGGCATCGGCTCGCGAATCGCGACGACCGCGATCGATGCCGCGGGGTCGTTCGCCAGGATCGCGGGATGGAAGCCGCGGCCCAACGGCTTCGCGCTGCCTGCTGTCGGCATCAACTTTATTGCGACCAATGTGCCGGGCGTGCAGGTGCCGCAGTACATGAACGGGCACATCTGCCTCGAGATGATTCCGCTGGTGCCGCTCGGCGCGACGCTCGGCTACGGCGTCGCGATCCTGAGCTACAACCGCTACCTGTACTTCGGCATGATCGCCGAGCCGCGCGTTATGCCCGACGTCGCGCTGATGAAGCAATACGTCGATGAGGCGTTCGAGGAGCTCAAGCGCCGCTGCGAAGATCAGCTTGGCGCCTCGCTCGGCGAAGCCTACGGCCAATACGCTCGCGCCGGTGGCTGAAGTTCCGCATGCCTCCAACCGCGATTGATTTGGTGCCGCAGCGATGCGGATGGGCGCGTAACGATCTCGCTCTTCGCTACCACGACGAGGAATGGGGCGTGCCGGTTCACGACGATTTGCGCTGGTTCGAGTTCCTGCTGCTCGAGGGCGCGCAGGCGGGGCTCAGTTGGGACACGATACTGCGCAAGCGCGAAAACTATCGCGCCGCCTTCGCAGCTTTCGATCCGGCACGCATCGCGAAGTTCGATAAGCGGCGAATCGCGAAGCTGCTCGCCGACGAAGGAATCGTGCGCAACCGCCTGAAGATCGCGTCGGCAATCACCAATGCGAAAGCATTTCTGACGGTGCAGGACGAATTCGGCAGCTTCGACAAATACATTTGGCGCTTCGTCGAGGGCCGCCCGCGCATCAACAAGCGGCGCGCGATGAAAGACGTCCCCGCCACGACCGCGGAATCCGACGCGATGAGCAAAGATCTCCTCAAACGAGGCTTCCGCTTCGTCGGCTCAACAATCTGTTACGCCATGATGCAGGCCACTGGCATGGTCAACGATCACGTGGTGGATTGCTTCCGTTATGCCGAGTTATCGAAGCTGAAGTGAACGGGCGCTCTCCTGATCGAGTACCAGCAAGCGCGTCTCGACCCCGTCGTCCGGCACGGTTCGATTGTTGCGGAAGTCGCGGAAACCGTGGTCGAGCAAAAGCCGCCAGAGTGCTTGTGAGCTGCAGCCGGCGGCGCGCAGCCAATAGTCATTGAACTCGCACAGGACCGCGCCGATCGCGCGCCGCGCCAGCAGCTCCGTTGCGCCACGCAGCACGGCGGGCTCGTGACCTTCAACGTCAATCTTGAGCAAGTCGATTCTATCGATCGCGAGTTCGGCGGCGAGATCGTCGAGCGTGCGGACCGCGACGAACTCGAGCGGATCAAGCCCGCCATGCGCCACCATCGTTGGGGTGAAGTTGCGTTGGTCGCCGCAGTAAAGCGGCGCGCATCCTTTCTTGTCGCTCAGTCCGCCGTGGAAGATCCTGACCTGCGGCAGGCGGTTTCGGGTGACTAGATACTGCAGGTGTTCGAAGGCGCGCGTGCTTGGTTCGACCGCGATTGCGCAACCGCTCTCGCCGACTACGCTCGCCGCGAGTGCTGTGAAATAGCCAACGTTCGCGCCCACATCGACCATCGTCATCCCAGGGCGCAGAAATCGCCTTACATAGCGCGTATCAGAACGCTCGAAGCATCCGAGATAGATCATCCGCTGAATGTGCTCGCCTAAGTCGAGCTTCATCCGCAAGCTGAAGACCTGCGCGCGATGCTCGCCGGCCGCGGGCGCGAATCGATTCACAAGATGAATCTTTCCGCGGAACTGGATCGGCCGAAGGAAATCAAAAACGCGGTCGCTCGCCAACATTTTATCGATCAGGGTCACAATGCCAAACGCGACTACAGATTCATCTGCACGATCGTGGCGCCGGCTCCCCCCTGATGCGGTTCGGCCTGGCGATACGACGAGCAGTAGGACGACGTGCTGAGGTACTCGGCGACCGCTTTGCGCAGCGCGCCAGAGCCGATGCCGTGGATGATGCGCACTTCGGGACGGTTGGTCAGGAACGCCTGGTCAAGGAATTCCTCGAGCTTGCGCAGCGCGTCCGTGGTGCGCATCCCAATGAGATTCACTTCGCTTTTTTCGCGATCGTCCGAGGAGAACGTGATCGTCTCGGCACGCGGCTTGGGCGCGTGAGTTTCCTCTTTCGAGCGCGCGCGCCGTAGCCTGTCCGGCGCGACTTCAATTCTGAGTCCGCCGCGCGCTAGCACGGCGCGGCCTTCGTCGAGCGCGACCAGCTCGCCGCGGATATCGCCGATCTCGACATGGTCGCCGACTTTGAGCGGCCGATCGTCGTCCTCGGCGGCTTCTTCGCGCGGCGCCGCCTGCTCCAGTTTTTCACTCGCGCGCGTGATGAACGCGGTCAGGTCGGGACGAGCCTTGGCGCGCGTCTTGAGCTCCGCCATCAGGTCGCCGCCCTCGCGCTTGAACTCGTTGATCAGCTCGGCGACCTCGCTGCGAAGCCGCGCGCGTTCGGTCTCAAGCCGCTCCTGCGCCTTCTGACTTGACTCGCGGGCCGTGCGTTCCTGTTCCCACAGCGATCGCTCGCGCTGCTGTAGCTTCTCGGTTTCTTCGGCGAGGCGGGTGCGTTCGTCTTCGAGCTTTTTCAACGCCTCGGACAACTCGGCGCTGCCTTCGCCCATTGCGTCCTGCGCCGCCTGGATTACCGCGGCCGGCAATCCGAGCCGGCGCGCGACCGCGATTCCATAGCTCTGGCCGATTGTGTGCGGCTTCAATCGATAGAGCGGCGCCAGATGCTCGGGATCGAAATCGACCGCGGCCGCGTCGAAACCGGCGCGCGAATAGGCATGCAGCTTCACCGCCGTCGAATGCGTTGCGATCGCGACCAGGCATCGGCGCGCGCCGAGATGATTCATGAGCCCGATTGCGAGCGCGGAGCCCTCGGCCGGATCGGTGCCCGCGCCGGGCTCGTCGAGAATCACCAGCGCGGGCTCTTCGAGCAGGCGCAGGATCTCCGACAGGTTGGCGATGTGGCCCGAGAAACTCGAGAGGTTTGCCGCAATCGATTGTTCGTCGCCGATATCGGCGAACACGCTGCGAAACACCATCGCCTTGCTGCCGGTCTGGGCGGGAATCAGAAGCCCTGCCTGCGCCATCAGCGAGAAGAGCCCCAGCGTCTTGAGCGCGACGGTCTTGCCGCCGGTGTTGGGTCCCGAAATCACGAGGCCGCGCTGCCCCGGCGCGATCCTGACGTCGATCGGCACGACTTCGCGTCCACTGGTTGTGAGCAGCGGATGGCGCGCGGCGATGAACTCGATTCCGTCCCCTACGATCGCGGGCTCGATACCACTGTAGCGCTGCGCGAACTTGGCGCGCGCGTTGAGCGCGTCGAGCGCAACCAGCGCGTTGAAGGTGAGCCCGAGCTCCTCGGCATAGCCGCCGACCATCGCGGTGAGCTGCGCCAGGATGCGCGTCTCCTCGGCCTCGACCTCGCGCTCCAGCATCATCAGACGGTTGTTGAGCTCTACTGCCCACATCGGTTCGACGAACAGCGTCTCGCCCGACACGCTGCGGTCCTGCACGATTCCTTCGAGGCGCTCGGAGTAGTTGAGTTTGAGCGGCAGCACGAAGCGGCGATTGCGCAGCGTGACGAGAGTATCGGAGACGAAGGGTTCCATACCCGACGAGCTGAGCGAGCGCATCAGGCGCGCCTCGAGATCGGCGCGCTCGTCGCGCAGGCGCGTGCGCAAGCGTTTCAGCTCCGGGCTCGCATCATCGAGCAACGAGCCGTCGTCGCCGAGCGCGCGCAGGAGCGCATCGGCCAGCTCCTTGGGCGCGAGCAGGTTTTGCGTGAACGCGGCGACATGCGGAAAGCGCTCGACGCGCGAGCGCAGGAAGCCGGCCGCGGTGCGGGCAGTCACGACGAACTCGCGCACCTGCACGAGAGAGACGCCGTCGAGAATCGCGCCGACGCGCGAGGCCGCGAGCAGCAGCGCGCGCTGGTCGCTGAACTCTCCGATCGGCACCGAGCCCGAATGCTCGCGCAGCTCGACCATCTCGGCCGTCGCGCGCAGGCGCTCGCGCACTTCGTCGGGATGCGACGCCGGGCGCAACGCCGCGAGCGTCTCCCGCCCCGGCTCAGAGGCCGCAAACTCGGTGACGAGCGCGAGCACCTTGTCGTACTCGAAGGCTTTCAGATCGCGGTCGCGCATAAAATTTCGTGGCCGGCGCGAGTGCATACGCATCGCATCGGCGATGGGTTATATCTACTCCGAGCGCAAAGTCCGCGCAGCAGGGCTGCTCTCCGTCCCCTCTCCTGGTTAAGGAGAAGGATTCAGAAAATGAGGAGAGTGCATTTTCTTATGGGTAGTTTCTGATGGATCGAATCGAATCTCGAATCAGCACTTCTTCCGACGAGTTCAAACAGAATCGGGCGGCGATGCTTGAGCGCGTGACTCAGCTTCGTTCCGAGATCGAGCGAATTCGCCTCGGTGGCCCGGAGAATGCGCGCCAGCGGCATCTCGAGCGCGGCAAGCTGCTCGCACGCGATCGCGTGAAGCGGCTGCTCGATCCGTCGAGTCCGTTCCTCGAGCTTTCGATGCTCGCGGCGCACGGCATGTACGATGGCGAGGCGCCGGGTGCCGGAATCGTTACTGGCATCGGGCGAATCCAGGGACGCGAGGCCGTTATCGTCGCCAACGACGCAACCGTGAAAGGCGGCACGTATTATCCGATCACGGTGAAGAAGCATCTGCGCGCGCAGGAAATCGCGATGCAGAATCATCTGCCGTGCATCTACCTGGTCGATTCGGGAGGCGCCTTCCTGCCGCTGCAGGCTGATGTTTTCCCTGACCGCGAGCACTTTGGACGAATTTTCTACAACCAGGCGCGGATGTCCGCGATGGGCATTGCACAGGTCGCAGCCGTGATGGGCTCGTGCACCGCGGGCGGCGCGTATGTTCCCGCGATGTGCGACGAGAGCATAATAGTGCGCAACCAGGGCACCATTTTTCTTGCCGGTCCGCCTCTGGTGCGCGCGGCGACGGGAGAAGAGGTCACTGCCGAGGAGCTGGGCGGCGGTGATGTGCATACGCGGCTCTCGGGCGTGAGCGATCATCTCGCCGACGATGATGAGCATGCGCTCGAAATCGCGCGCTCGATTTTCGAAAATCTCGGGACTCGCACGGTGCGGGATGAGTTCCAGCCCGATGCGCCCGAAGATCCTCAATACGATCCTGCGGAGCTTTACGGGATCATCCCGACTGACACGCGCAAGCCTTACGACGTGCGCGAAGTGATCGCGCGTATCGTCGATGGCTCGCGGATGCACGAGTTCAAGCCGCGCTACGGCACCACGCTCATCACCGGCTTCGCGCGAATCTTCGGCTACGAAGTCGGCATCATCGCCAACGCCGGCGTGCTGTTCAGCGAGTCGGCGCTGAAGGCGACGCACTTCATCGAGCTCTGCTGCGCGCGGCGAATCCCGCTCATTTTTCTACAGAACATCACCGGGTTCATCGTCGGCAAGCGTTACGAGCAGGGCGGTATCGCCAAGGATGGAGCCAAGATGGTGAACGCAGTTGCGAATGCGCAGGTGCCGAAGTTCACCGTGATCATCGGCGCGTCGAACGGCGCGGGAAATTACGGGATGTGCGGGCGGGCGTACTCGCCGCGGCTGCTCTTCATGTGGCCGAATTCGCGAATCTCCGTGATGGGCGGGGAGCAGGCCGCCAACGTGCTGCTTACGGTCAAGCTCGACCAACTGAAGCGCGAAGGTAAGGCGATGCCCGATGCGGAGCAGAAAGAGTTCGTGCGCCCGACGCTCAACAAGTACGAAGAGGAATCGAGCTGTTATTATTCGAGCGCGCGGTTGTGGGACGACGGCGTGATCGATCCCATCGAGACGCGCGCCGCGCTCGCGCTGGGGATCGCGGCATCGTTGAATGCGCCGATCGCGCCGTCAGCGAATTTCGGTGTGTTGCGGATGTAATGTTCTTCAGAAAAAGACTCGCCACCAAGGCCACAAAGACACGAGGCGGGCAGCGACGCCCGCCCCACCGCATTTTTTCAGAACAACGCCCGATCAACGAGACCGCGCTCACGATGCTGCCTGCCGATTCCGCAATCAGCGCTTCACGGCGCCGACGACCAGTAGGACAATACCGACCGCGATGGCGCCTTCTGCTACCAGCGGCGGGATCACGTGCTGCTGAGTTTCGTTGGCCTCGACGTGAACGTCGCCGAGCTTGGCGACTTCCTTGGTCTGATTGGTGGTGAAAACCGGGATCGCAAGGCCGGCGAGGCCAAGCAGGAGAATCGCGGCACCAGCCATGAGGATGCTTTTCATGAGTCGGCTCTCTCCGTGCGTCTTCGAGACATCGCAATGAGAGCAGCCGCCGTGCCAACCGATAGTTGAGCGATCAACTCGCAGGGGCGATCTTCCGAAAGTACCGACCGTGAATATTTTTCCGCTAACGACTTAGCCCAGGAAGTGCACCGCGATCAGTATGTTGCTCAGGAGGAAGGCGACGGGGATTACGATGCGCGAGATGGCGCGCAGGCGGATGCCCAGGTCGCGGCGGCGGTCTGAGCGATGCGTCACGTGCACCATCATCAGCTCGCCCATCGCGAGGAACACGAATACGTAGCATTGCAGGAAGAACGCATCGATGTACGTGAGATACGGCACGCGCGGCATCGTTGCCGAGATCGCGAATGCGAAGGCGATCACGGTCAGGATGGTCGTGACCGCCACCGTCACCTGGGTTGACAGGTCGCGCGCCTCAACCCAGAAGACCGCCCACGACAGCATTACCATCAGGAGCAGAGGCACGAAGACCTTCCAGATATAGAAGCTCGACTTGCGCTTCACACCGATCTGGAATTCGACTTCGCTGATCGGCGATCCATCATAGCCTTTCGCGGCGTGCACCTCCGGCTCGACGACCTGGAGCTGCCACTGCGCGAGCGAGCTGTAGGCGTTGAACTCGCTCGCCGTCCATAGGTGATGGTCGTTGAGGCTCAGCGTGATGAAGCGGCCCGAGCCGAGGAATGGATGGATGATTATCGGCAGGAGCTGTGAATCGAATGGGAAGCGATGCAGCCGGAAGCGGGCCGACAGCAGCACGCGGAAGCGCTCTGCGTAGTTGACGCTGCCGTCGGGCCTGACGAGAGCGATCGCATCGTAAACCTGCCGCGCACCGGCGGCGTTTATGATCTCGAGGCGCGGGGTCCAGATTTCACCGGGATGATAGAGGCGCCCGGGGTGCTGAGGATCGGGAGTGAACGCGAGCCGCGGGTCCTTCCACCGCAGCAGCAGGTAGCCGTCAACTGAATACTGCTCGTTGACCTCGTCGATCGAAGAGATGTTGAGAATATGGAGGCCGACGCCGACGTCGATGTTCTGGCCGAGCACCAGAGGCGGCGCGAGGATCGGATTGCGCGCGGGCGGCTCGGGCTCGGCCGCTCCCGGACTTTCGGCGCCATACGCAGACACCAGGCAGATCAGCAGCATCGCGGCTGCCGCTGCCAGCGTTCGCCACCACCCCGCCCGTCTCATCGTTGCTCATTCACCTGGGCTCAACATCTTGTCAGGCCGGACCATCCGATCAAAGTCCTCGCCGCTGAGATAGCCGAGCGCGAGCGCCGCCTCGCGCAGCGTGGTGCCCTCGTGATGCGCCTTCTTGGCGACGGCGGCGGCCTTATCGTAGCCGATATGGGGACTGAGCGCGGTTACGAGCATGAGAGAATTGTCGACGTAGCGCGTGATCTGCTCGCGATTGGGTTCGATGCCATCCACACAATACTTGCGGAAAGAATCGCATGAATGTCCGAGCAGCACTACCGAGTGCAGGAAGTTGTGGATGATGAGCGGCTTGAAGACGTTGAGCTCGAAGTTGCCCTGCGAGCCCGCGGCGGTGATCGCGGTGTCGTTGCCGATCACCTGGATGCAGACCATCGTCATCGCTTCGCTCTGCGTCGGATTCACTTTGCCCGGCATGATCGACGAGCCCGGCTCGTTCTCGGGCAGGATCAGCTCGCCGAGGCCGGAGCGCGGCCCCGAGCCCATCCATCGCACGTCGTTGGCGATTTTCATCAACGAGCAGGCCAGAGTCTTGAGCGCGCCCGAGCCCATCACGAGCGCGTCGTGGGCGGCGAGGGCGGCGAACTTGTTGGGCGCGGACTTGAACGGCAGTCCGGTGTAGAGCGCGATCTTCGCTGAG from Candidatus Binataceae bacterium encodes:
- a CDS encoding DNA-3-methyladenine glycosylase I, coding for MPPTAIDLVPQRCGWARNDLALRYHDEEWGVPVHDDLRWFEFLLLEGAQAGLSWDTILRKRENYRAAFAAFDPARIAKFDKRRIAKLLADEGIVRNRLKIASAITNAKAFLTVQDEFGSFDKYIWRFVEGRPRINKRRAMKDVPATTAESDAMSKDLLKRGFRFVGSTICYAMMQATGMVNDHVVDCFRYAELSKLK
- a CDS encoding DUF4239 domain-containing protein — its product is MNFLLYWGSVSQVLFVIAVFGGGSVAGLCLVRWLVPLDRLQKNHEVGGITFGVLGAFYGLVLAFVIVAAWERFNQANYSAHDEATALESLYTLGAALPDPEKTALDSAVLDYSNTVIEKEWPAMAAEHFQGGKEGAHRLWSVVLSYHPSDSRQQLIMDKAIDQLSALSLARSQRFLFYDDDLPSVVWTVIYLGCLITIGFSYFFGSNVFRAQIMMCAFFSILLGMTILAILELAHPYQGVVTISDEPFRYALARMEEANTYKMAKAAMPDLGSTF
- a CDS encoding GNAT family N-acetyltransferase, which produces MAQPIKTNRPYPIQIPLRDGKQATIRLMEPTDLDKIIAFAGQLPADDLLFLRIDITDRDVVKQWIANIQNGTTVTLIAEVEGELAGYASLHQDQARWTRRIGEIRVNASPRFRGSGLGRRLTTEIFDLAKSLGLKKITAQMTPDQAAARAAFERLGFQVEAVLTDWVEDRNGRPRDLLIMTHDVDGFSDHVVA
- a CDS encoding endonuclease/exonuclease/phosphatase family protein is translated as MIDDRAASKDEGILAPVAPPIIVNRAGRAAHPPLRVVLLNAASGRELEAIAACLKRPPLSDASIILLCEMDWRMRRSGHRELARELADTLGMSFAYVPEFGIRQADASYREIYMGNAILSAEPFEDVKVVPLPRPIINGKVWRMNQPGLKLVGRPAGIVAHARFAGHRLMMGVVHLHSRCSPAERGRQMAAYMKGLPEHGPAVFAGDLNTTTIELTSGPKLLHAASRILLTPHRFRAPERHEPLFQWIEARNFITRGVNVPRRPTFTFSKLIPPFLRPKLDWIAIRSVKPIEGSAQVVPARRSLFGQRISDHDFVMVDIDL
- a CDS encoding FkbM family methyltransferase, coding for MNRFAPAAGEHRAQVFSLRMKLDLGEHIQRMIYLGCFERSDTRYVRRFLRPGMTMVDVGANVGYFTALAASVVGESGCAIAVEPSTRAFEHLQYLVTRNRLPQVRIFHGGLSDKKGCAPLYCGDQRNFTPTMVAHGGLDPLEFVAVRTLDDLAAELAIDRIDLLKIDVEGHEPAVLRGATELLARRAIGAVLCEFNDYWLRAAGCSSQALWRLLLDHGFRDFRNNRTVPDDGVETRLLVLDQESARSLQLR
- a CDS encoding glycoside hydrolase family 172 protein → MAFNGLGLHLGNLWRLSGAESRSICPENPTGEKGMAAREVPDAKSPARDLGRGWKVRPYITIKPGEVAVLADIKGMGAIQQIWMTPTGAWRSSILRVHWDDSPNPSIECPVGDFFACGWNRYAQISSLAVCVNPGSAFNCYWEMPFRKRCLITMTNVGDDAMILFYQVNYALTEVAEDAAYLHAQFRRVNPLPYKNVYTIVDGIRGQGQYVGTYLAWGVNNNGWWGEGEIKFFIDGDGEFPTICGTGTEDYFCGSYNFDVGKEQGGYREFTTPYSGLAQVIRPDGLYRSQMRFGMYRWHIPDPIRFKRDLRVTIQALGWAGDPFKGAKFLPLQDDIASVAFWYQALPHTPFPALSSPDYLRIV
- a CDS encoding wax ester/triacylglycerol synthase family O-acyltransferase, which produces MAEDKPGAAQDLSYRLSTQDASFIYAESQSGPLHIGSIGVFEGRVDFAACIAHIEERIHQVPRYRQRIAEAPFNLAHAMMEDDPGFAVTNHVFRHELPDGLSEEDAIAEMMRDFQKPLDRKRPLWELHNYENFLGQHTALMWKVHHCLVDGVSGVELLKVMYDFRAEPEPIPEPKPWVPAKPSGLMKRFALAMRDRVRGAVDNAVRTVIEVAEEPSTFVEQARLVGEAGRVMSQLMTRPIMAAPWNGVPVTQERVLAWSKQSFADFRAIRSAFGGSVNDVVLAMLTEGAARYLDHHGYKVEGEQLCIGCPVNVRHREEKSSLGNRVSMMFPVAPAAPMDVVERLKLINEETERIKAAGSAQALESLLTLGDNLSPVLIGIGSRIATTAIDAAGSFARIAGWKPRPNGFALPAVGINFIATNVPGVQVPQYMNGHICLEMIPLVPLGATLGYGVAILSYNRYLYFGMIAEPRVMPDVALMKQYVDEAFEELKRRCEDQLGASLGEAYGQYARAGG